A genomic segment from Hoeflea prorocentri encodes:
- a CDS encoding RNA-binding S4 domain-containing protein, whose translation MTSEARQRIDKWLYFARVVKSRSLAAKLAQSGRVRLNGDKIDQPSRQVGCEDVLTVTLDRKILVLKIVGFAERRGPYSEAKMLYEDISPPPVARDRTATPALAPYREAGSGRPTKRERRQLDKLKSSDE comes from the coding sequence ATGACCAGCGAAGCCAGGCAGCGGATTGACAAATGGCTCTATTTCGCACGTGTCGTAAAATCCCGCTCGCTTGCCGCCAAGCTCGCACAATCGGGCCGCGTCAGGCTCAATGGTGACAAGATCGATCAGCCCAGCAGGCAGGTGGGATGCGAGGATGTGCTCACCGTCACGCTTGATCGCAAGATTCTGGTTCTCAAAATCGTCGGGTTTGCAGAACGGCGAGGCCCCTATTCGGAAGCCAAGATGCTCTACGAAGATATAAGTCCACCCCCCGTTGCCCGCGACCGCACGGCAACGCCCGCGCTTGCCCCGTACCGGGAGGCAGGCAGCGGACGCCCGACCAAGCGTGAGCGAAGGCAGTTGGATAAATTGAAGTCTTCGGACGAGTAG